CAAGTTTAGAGGAAAAGGCAACCTAATACTCACTGGCTCTTTAGGAGAGGTTATGAAAGAGTCCGCACAGGCTGCCCTGTCTTACATAAAGTCAAAGGCAGAAGATTACGGCATAAATCCAGAGGACTTTTCAAACTGGGACATACACATACACGTGCCAGAAGGAGCAGTTCCAAAGGACGGTCCTTCCGCCGGCATAACCATAGCTACCGCCATTCTTTCCCTTCTGACAAACACGCCGGTAAGGTCCGATATAGCCATGACGGGAGAGGTTACTCTCAGAGGAAGGGTGTTACCTGTTGGAGGATTAAAAGAAAAAATACTTGCCGCCAAAAGGGTAGGCATATATGAGGTAATCCTACCTGAGAAAAACAAAGAAGAAGTCCTTGAAGACCTACCTGCCTACGTAAGGGATAAAATGACCTTTCACTTTGTAAGGGACTTGGACCAGGTGTTTGAGTTAGCCATGCTAAAGCGGAAGGTGGAAAGCGATGGTTAAACAGATCGTTGAGAGGCTTGAAAAAGTCTTTCCAAATAAACTGGAGCTAAATTTTAGCACACCCTTTGAGCTGGTGGTTGCGGTAGTTCTGTCTGCCCAAGAAAGGGACGCAAAGGTAAATGAGGTAACACAAGAACTTTTTAAAAGGTTTAAAACTCCAGAGGACTTTGCGCAGGCGGACTTAGAAGAGATAGAAAAGTACATCAATAAAGTTTCCTTTTACGGCAAAAAAGCAGAGTATATAAAGAAAATAAGCACGATCCTGGTTGAGAAGTATAAGGGAGAAGTTCCAAAAAGTTTAAAGGAGCTTTCCGAACTGCCGGGTATAGGAAGAAAGTCTGCCAACATGATTTTGTATAACGCCTTTGGCATAAACGAAGGTATAGCGGTTGATAGGCACGTTCTGAGGGTAAGTCAAAGGTTGGGGCTAACAAAACAACAAAAGCCCGAAAAGGCAGAACAAGATCTTATGAAGGTTGTCCCAAAGGAAGACTGGGGAAAATTTTCAAACCTTTTAATACTTTTGGGAAGATACATCTGCACAGCCCAAAAACCAAAGCATCATCAGTGCCCACTTTACGACCTCTGTCCATCTAAAGAGCTATAACCTTTCCTGGATTAAAAAGATTCTTAGGATCAAAAGTCCTTTTAATTTCCCTGAGTATTTCCATTCCCACGGGTCCGAACTGAAGTTCAAGGAACTTGCGCTTTGTTAATCCTACTCCGTGCTCTCCCGTAATTGAGCCGTTATACCTGAGTGTTATTTCAAACACCTCATCCACAGCCCTCTCTGCCCTCTCTTCTTCTTCCCTGTTTTTCTTATCGTATAGTAGATTCACGTGTAAATTCCCATCCCCTATATGTCCAAAAATGACCATCAAAAGCCCATACTTTTCTGCAACCTTTCGGTAGTCTTTTATTGCTTCCGATAAATATATTCTGGGAACTACCACATCCTCGTTTATCTTTCCGGTTTTTAGATTTCCCAGGGCGGGTCCTAAGCTTTTTCTTGCGGTCCAGAGCTTTTCAGCCTTTTCTTCATCTTCTGCTATTTGAACCTCCAACCCCATGGATTTGGCAAGTTCTTTCACTTGGTTTATGTCCTCCTTCACACTCTGGGGCGAGCCATCCACTTCTATCAACAGCAGTGCCTGTGCATCCTTCGGAAGACCAACCGGTTTGAATTCCTCCACAGCCTTTATAGCATAGCTATCCATAAACTCCAAAGCGGACGGAAATATACCGGAAGTCATGATCCTTGTTACCACCTTGCCCACACTTTCAAGCTCTCTGAAGATTATCAAGGCGGTTGCCCTTGCCTTTGGCTTTGGTATAAGTTTAAGAACTGCAGAGGTTATGAGCCCTAAGGTGCCTTCCGAACCAACCAAAAGTTTGGTTAGATCGTATCCCGCCACATCCTTTATAACAGGATTTCCTGTTTTTAGAACATGCCCCTCCTTTATAACTGCGGTAAGACCCAAAACGTATTCCCTTGTAACTCCATACTTCAAACACCTTGGACCACCCGCATTTTCCGCAATGTTTCCGCCTATGGTGGAGTATTTAAAGGAGGAAGGGTCTGGTGGATAAAAGAGTCCAAGTTTTTCTACTTCTTGTTGAAAATTGTAAGTTATAACGCCCGGTTCAACCACTGCAGTAGCATTATCCACATCTATGTAAAAGCGATTCATCCTTTCAAAGGAGACAACAACACCCTTTTCCAACGTAGGCACCGCACCGCCAGTTAAACCTGACCCTGCCCCCCTTGGAAAGATAGGAATCTCCTCTTCATAACAAACCTTTACGAGTTTTTGCACATCCTCTTGGCACGTAGGGAAAACTACAGCGGAAGGCAAAGCTCTCTCCACCGGAATTGGAGTAGCATCGTAAGAGTAAAGTTTTCTCTCTACCAAAGATAAAGAAACTTTTTCCCTTCCAAGAACCTCCACAAGTTTATCAACCGGTTTTTTTCTCAACAGACCAAACATGAGTTAAATTTTACTTTCTAATGATCCTTTTGTGTATGATGTGGGGCAGGCAAGAACCGGAGGGTTTCTATCCAGAAAAGATCCTATGGCTTGTGGATAGCCCCCATCCCCATTGGGTAGAAACTCAAAAGGACAATCTAAAGCTGGACTTTAAGGAAACAGGTTTTAGACAATTCATCTCTCTAAGCTCAAGGTATGTTATAACCGACGCCATGCTCATGTTCGGACTAAATTACGCCAACTTAAAGAGTAAGCTAGTAGAAGCTTTAAATCCTATAAGGCTAAGCGTTAGGGTTAATCCAGGGAGCTATCTTGGCATAAGCCATCACTTTCTTGGGGCACCCTTTGAGTTGGAGCAGGACGAGGTGCTCAGAGAATTTCTCAATTCCGCAAGAAATATTTTAGAAGATGGAGGCTTTGCCTACGATGTGATCGTAATATCTTATAATCCCTACATAGAGGACATAGTGCTCTCTAACTTAGAAAGAATTAAGGGGCTAAACTACAGGTTCTACGGTGGAGAACTAAGATGAAAGATTACAGGGGAATTTTCAGCAAAATGGGAGAACAGCTGTTGGAAAAATACATAGAAGACCTAAAGAGGGAGTTGGAAAACAAACCCGACGATCCCGATCTTCTTTTCAAACTCGGTGTTGGTTATGTCAGGCTTAAAAAAACATCTCGGGCAAGAGAGATTTACAACAAACTCAAGGAAATTGATGCTCAGAAAGCAAAAGAACTCTTGGACATGATCTATGAGGTATAATATTTTACACTATGGCGAAGTGTTATGTTTGTGGAAAAACTACAAAGATAGGAAGGAGCGTGACCTTTTCTGGAGAGAGAAATCCGAGGCGGTTTAAGGCAAACTTACAAAAGGTTAAGGTGGTTTTAAGCGATGGGACGATCAAAAGGGTTTATGTTTGCACTAAGTGTTTGAAGGCTGGGAAGGTAACTAAAGCGGTAAAGGTTTCCTGATCTAAATGCCTATTAGATTTTTAACCGCCGGTGAATCTCACGGAAAGGGTTTAGTTTGCATAGTTGAAGGCATACCTGCAAACCTTGAAATATCCGCAGAATACATAAACAGGGAGTTGGAAAGAAGACAAAGGGGATACGGCAGAGGTGGGAGGATGAAGATAGAAAAGGATACTGTTCAGATAATCTCTGGGGTTAGGTTTGGAAAAACCTTGGGAAGTCCTATAGCCCTTTTGATTGAAAATAAGGATTGGGAAAATTGGAAGGAGAAAATGGCGGTGGAGGGTGAAAGGCCCGATTTTGCAGTGCCTTTTACAAGACCAAGACCGGGACATGCGGACTTAGCAGGAGGCATAAAGTACAATCAAAGGGACCTAAGAAACATCCTTGAGAGGGCTTCCGCAAGGGAAACTGTGTGTAGGGTGGCAGTTGGTGCTATTTGTAAGAGGTTTTTGGAGGAGCTGGGAGTTTTTATAGGAAGCTATGTGGTTAGCATAGGTTCCCTTGAGCCTCCCATAGAAGAGCAGGATTTAATTAAAAGGCACTATCTTGCGGAGCAGTCGGAGGTCAGATTTCCGGATCCCACAAAAGACGAGCTCTTTAAGGAGCTTATAGATAAAGCTAAGGAAATGGGTGAGAGCTTAGGTGGAATTTTTGAAGTTTTTGCGGTGGGCGTTCCTCCTGGGCTTGGAAGCCATGTGCATTGGGACAGAAAGTTGGATGGTATTATTGCACAGGCTATGATGAGCATTCAAGCTATAAAGGGGGTGGAGATAGGTTTGGGATTTATGGCGTCAAAGAAGTTTGGTTCTGAGGTGCACGATGAGATAGGCTATAAAGAGGGATATGGTTATTTTAGGTATTCCAATAACTTGGGCGGTTTGGAAGGTGGAATTACCAACGGCATGCCTATAGTGGTTAGGTGTGCCATGAAGCCTATACCAACTTTAACCAAACCGCTCAGGAGCGTAGATGTGGAGACTAAGGAGGAAGTTAGGGCTGGTAAAGAGAGGACAGACGTGGTAGCAGTGCCTGCTGCCTCTGTTGTTGGAGAATCTGCTCTCGCTTATGTTCTTGCAAAGGCATTCTTGGAGAAACTGGGTGGAGACTTTATGGAAGAGATAAAAGAAAGATACAGGATCTACTTGGAACATGTTAAAAGTTTTTGAAGAGGTAGGTAGGGCAACTTTACTTACTCTGTGGTCTGTATATTTGCTCTTTAAGTCTCCACCAAGAATAAGGCACTTCATAAAGCAAATTACTTATCTTGGAGCGGAAACTACACCGGTGGTGTTTATCACTTCTCTATTTACTGGTGGAGTTATAGCCCTTCAGACTTACGGCACCTTTAGCAGGTTTAACGCAGAGTTTTTAATAGGAGCGGTGGTAGCCCTTTCTATGGGTAGGGAATTGGCACCAGTGCTCACTGCCCTTATGGTAACTGCAAGGGTAGGTTCTGCAATGACCGCACAGAT
Above is a genomic segment from Thermocrinis jamiesonii containing:
- a CDS encoding FAD-binding oxidoreductase; its protein translation is MFGLLRKKPVDKLVEVLGREKVSLSLVERKLYSYDATPIPVERALPSAVVFPTCQEDVQKLVKVCYEEEIPIFPRGAGSGLTGGAVPTLEKGVVVSFERMNRFYIDVDNATAVVEPGVITYNFQQEVEKLGLFYPPDPSSFKYSTIGGNIAENAGGPRCLKYGVTREYVLGLTAVIKEGHVLKTGNPVIKDVAGYDLTKLLVGSEGTLGLITSAVLKLIPKPKARATALIIFRELESVGKVVTRIMTSGIFPSALEFMDSYAIKAVEEFKPVGLPKDAQALLLIEVDGSPQSVKEDINQVKELAKSMGLEVQIAEDEEKAEKLWTARKSLGPALGNLKTGKINEDVVVPRIYLSEAIKDYRKVAEKYGLLMVIFGHIGDGNLHVNLLYDKKNREEEERAERAVDEVFEITLRYNGSITGEHGVGLTKRKFLELQFGPVGMEILREIKRTFDPKNLFNPGKVIAL
- the rpmB gene encoding 50S ribosomal protein L28, with amino-acid sequence MAKCYVCGKTTKIGRSVTFSGERNPRRFKANLQKVKVVLSDGTIKRVYVCTKCLKAGKVTKAVKVS
- the aroC gene encoding chorismate synthase; translation: MPIRFLTAGESHGKGLVCIVEGIPANLEISAEYINRELERRQRGYGRGGRMKIEKDTVQIISGVRFGKTLGSPIALLIENKDWENWKEKMAVEGERPDFAVPFTRPRPGHADLAGGIKYNQRDLRNILERASARETVCRVAVGAICKRFLEELGVFIGSYVVSIGSLEPPIEEQDLIKRHYLAEQSEVRFPDPTKDELFKELIDKAKEMGESLGGIFEVFAVGVPPGLGSHVHWDRKLDGIIAQAMMSIQAIKGVEIGLGFMASKKFGSEVHDEIGYKEGYGYFRYSNNLGGLEGGITNGMPIVVRCAMKPIPTLTKPLRSVDVETKEEVRAGKERTDVVAVPAASVVGESALAYVLAKAFLEKLGGDFMEEIKERYRIYLEHVKSF
- the nth gene encoding endonuclease III, which produces MVKQIVERLEKVFPNKLELNFSTPFELVVAVVLSAQERDAKVNEVTQELFKRFKTPEDFAQADLEEIEKYINKVSFYGKKAEYIKKISTILVEKYKGEVPKSLKELSELPGIGRKSANMILYNAFGINEGIAVDRHVLRVSQRLGLTKQQKPEKAEQDLMKVVPKEDWGKFSNLLILLGRYICTAQKPKHHQCPLYDLCPSKEL